From Salvia splendens isolate huo1 chromosome 16, SspV2, whole genome shotgun sequence, a single genomic window includes:
- the LOC121772178 gene encoding amino acid transporter AVT6A-like has product MTIGGVKPNREKKPRKSKQPLVDEKSPLLPTKHGEDSFDEFNGASFSGAVFNLSTTIVGAGIMALPATMKVLGLIPGVAAIIFMALLTNASIEFLLRFSRTAKSVSYGGLMEDAFGNWGRILIQLCVLVNNIGVLIVYMIIIGDVLSGTTSDGVHHAGVLEGWFGVQWWTGRFFVLVATTLAVFAPLASLKRIDSLRYTSALSVALAVVFLVITVGITLYKLLDGTIQAPRLFPEVANLTSLLNLFTVVPVLVTAYICHYNVHSIDNELDDNTKIKAVVSSSLALCSSVYVMTSIFGFLLFGDETLDDVLANFSTDLGIPFGSVLNDAVRVSYAAHLMLVFPIVFYPLRLNLDGLIFPVASPLTTDNTRFASLSIGLIAVIFVAANYIPSIWDAFQFTGATAAVLIGFILPAAITLRDRYGISTKRDRILAIVMIALAVFSNVIAIYSDAYALLKNGPSTRE; this is encoded by the exons ATGACGATTGGAGGTGTTAAGCCTAACAGAGAGAAGAAGCCAAGGAAGAGCAAGCAACCACTTGTTGATGAGAAATCCCCGTTGCTGCCCACCAAGCATGGGGAAGATAGTTTTGATGAGTTCAATGGGGCTTCCTTCAGCGGGGCGGTGTTTAATCTGTCCACCACAATTGTAGGTGCAGGAATCATGGCTTTGCCTGCCACCATGAAGGTGTTGGGACTTATCCCAGGGGTTGCTGCAATCATCTTTATGGCATTATTGACGAATGCTTCGATCGAGTTCTTGCTCAGGTTTAGTCGGACAGCAAAGTCGGTTTCTTATGGTGGTCTTATGGAGGATGCTTTTGGGAATTGGGGCAGAATCTTGATTCAACTTTGTGTATTGGTTAATAACATCGGCGTGCTTATAGTGTACATGATTATCATAG GTGATGTGCTTTCTGGAACCACATCTGATGGAGTCCACCATGCTGGTGTTCTGGAGGGTTGGTTTGGAGTACAGTGGTGGACCGGACGATTTTTCGTTCTCGTTGCAACCACACTTGCTGTATTTGCGCCACTGGCTAGCTTAAAGAGAATTG ATTCATTGAGATACACATCTGCTTTATCAGTTGCTCTTGCTGTTGTATTCCTTGTTATTACTGTGGGGATAACACTCTACAAGTTGCTAGATGGAACCATCCAAGCGCCTAGATTGTTCCCAGAAGTTGCAAATCTAACGTCGCTCCTCAATCTTTTTACTGTAGTTCCTGTACTTGTAACTGCATATATCTGCCACTACAATG TTCATTCAATAGACAATGAACTTGATGATAACACAAAGATAAAGGCAGTCGTCAGCAGTTCCCTTGCTCTCTGCTCAAGTGTGTATGTGATGACTAGCATCTTTGGGTTCCTCTTATTCGGTGATGAAACTCTCGATGATGTATTGGCCAACTTCTCCACTGACCTCGGGATTCCATTTGGATCCGTACTTAATGATGCCGTGCGCGTTAGCTATGCAGCCCACTTGATGCTTGTCTTCCCTATTGTATTTTATCCATTGCGGTTAAACTTAGATGGTCTCATTTTTCCAGTGGCAAGTCCTTTGACTACAGATAATACGAGGTTTGCATCACTCAGTATTGGGCTCATTGCTGTTATCTTTGTGGCTGCAAATTACATACCAAGCATTTGGGATGCTTTCCAATTCACTGGAGCAACTGCAGCTGTTCTAATCGGTTTCATCCTTCCTGCTGCCATTACTCTCCG AGATCGGTACGGCATATCCACGAAGAGGGACAGGATCCTAGCCATTGTCATGATCGCCCTTGCCGTCTTCTCCAATGTGATAGCGATATACAGTGACGCCTATGCATTGTTGAAGAATGGCCCATCTACTCGAGAATGA